A single genomic interval of Natronoarchaeum philippinense harbors:
- a CDS encoding MBL fold metallo-hydrolase, whose amino-acid sequence MRRRRLLDRRSGGGVVTTPLIDGAVWQLDLGMVNAFLVDDGEVTLVDAGTPRSPDDIRSSMAEIGYEPSDVDRVLITHYDLDHVGGITGLDLDAPIYVREPDASYVEGSASPSLTNRKGLFQRVVGVWLTPPDEPSHRIEDGDSIGGFDAHATPGHTAGHTAFVHEGLGIALVGDLVRGDDGVLSPSPSPMTRSTARNARSIRELAGRELDIDIVAMGHGDPVVEGGAAALADLARRLE is encoded by the coding sequence ATGCGACGACGCCGCCTGCTCGACCGCCGCTCCGGGGGTGGCGTCGTGACGACGCCGCTGATCGACGGGGCGGTCTGGCAGCTCGACCTCGGCATGGTCAACGCCTTTCTGGTCGACGACGGCGAGGTGACGCTCGTCGACGCCGGAACGCCGCGCTCCCCCGACGACATCCGGTCGAGCATGGCCGAGATCGGGTACGAGCCGAGCGACGTGGATCGAGTGCTGATCACGCACTACGACCTCGATCACGTCGGCGGGATCACCGGACTCGACCTCGACGCGCCGATCTACGTTCGCGAACCGGACGCGAGCTACGTCGAGGGATCGGCGTCGCCGTCGCTGACCAACCGCAAGGGGCTGTTTCAGCGCGTCGTCGGCGTCTGGCTGACGCCGCCCGACGAGCCGTCCCATCGGATCGAAGACGGGGACTCGATCGGCGGCTTCGACGCCCACGCGACGCCGGGCCACACGGCCGGCCACACCGCGTTCGTCCACGAAGGGCTCGGAATCGCTCTCGTCGGCGACCTCGTGCGAGGTGACGACGGCGTCCTGTCGCCGTCTCCGAGCCCGATGACCCGAAGCACCGCCCGCAACGCTCGGAGCATCCGGGAGCTGGCGGGCCGGGAACTGGACATAGACATCGTCGCAATGGGCCACGGCGATCCGGTCGTCGAGGGCGGCGCTGCGGCACTGGCCGATCTGGCGCGACGCCTCGAGTAG